One part of the Rutidosis leptorrhynchoides isolate AG116_Rl617_1_P2 chromosome 1, CSIRO_AGI_Rlap_v1, whole genome shotgun sequence genome encodes these proteins:
- the LOC139886535 gene encoding uncharacterized protein, which yields MLRMSDVNHSVVRYTWNQSSQSMDGMLKKIDRPYGVSDHCPVVLKFPNSGQTHHKPFKFGNFIVHKEGFADVVLKGWRRVVVGHKMFQVVKKLRWLKKPLRKLMWQNGNLHNRVIKLKTELDEAQTALDRCPFSVELREDASCLLRAYNEAVLDEERYLKQKTKIEWLRVGDNNSRYFYKIVKGKVHRSRIIAIENAQGVMVEDDAITNVFVEHFTQFLGITSDHAVDTLYWMIESDI from the exons ATGCTCAGAATGAGTGATGTTAATCATTCAGTTGTTCGTTATACTTGGAACCAAAGTTCGCAATCAATGGATGGTATGCTCAAAAAGATCGATCGG CCATATGGTGTTTCGGATCATTGCCCGGTTGTTTTAAAGTTTCCCAATTCCGGCCAAACGCATCACAAACCGTTTAAGTTTGGTAATTTTATTGTACATAAAGAAGGTTTTGCTGATGTTGTTTTAAAGGGGTGGCGTAGAGTTGTTGTGGGTCATAAGATGTTTCAAGTGGTGAAGAAACTTAGGTGGCTAAAGAAACCACTTCGTAAGTTAATGTGGCAGAATGGTAATCTTCACAATCGTGTGATTAAGCTTAAAACCGAGCTTGATGAGGCTCAAACTGCTTTGGATCGATGTCCTTTTTCTGTCGAGCTTAGGGAAGATGCTAGTTGTTTGTTGCGGGCTTACAATGAAGCAGTTTTAGATGAAGAAAGATATCTAAAACAAAAGACAAAGATTGAGTGGTTGCGTGTCGGTGATAACAATAGTCGATACTTTTATAAAATTGTGAAAGGAAAGGTACATAGAAGTCGTATTATTGCAATTGAAAATGCCCAAGGAGTAATGGTAGAAGATGATGCTATTACTAATGTGTTTGTTGAGCATTTCACTCAGTTTCTTGGTATTACCTCTGATCACGCAG TGGATACCTTATACTGGATGATTGAGAGTGATATATAA
- the LOC139886546 gene encoding uncharacterized protein, with protein MPTNVSWGWCKLLGMREVLRGQFVHIIGNGVHTSAWFDDWSGKGPLINIVRRRDIIQADLRLSDSVADIVLNDVWLWPSDWVDRFTVLANLAPLSFSNNMDVVKWKDLNGIPCEFSIAHVWEYLRPRASQKTQDMLKTWEIRDVNGITCPLCNKVPDSHDHLFFTCSYAAQVWSLVVRHFDFPINCYGWRDFMLLLSPFANRNIARFVVIKLLFAASVYFVWHERNRKVFKKGHRSPAQVYETIYSTVV; from the exons ATGCCTACTAATGTGAGTTGGGGGTGGTGTAAATTGCTTGGCATGCGCGAGGTTTTGCGAGGACAATTTGTGCATATTATTGGTAATGGAGTCCATACCTCGGCTTGGTTCGATGATTGGTCGGGTAAGGGCCCTCTCATCAATATTGTTCGACGTCGTGATATTATTCAAGCCGATTTGAGGTTGTCTGACTCTGTGGCTGACATTGTTCTTAATGACGTTTGGTTATGGCCAAGTGATTGGGTCGATAGGTTCACGGTTCTGGCGAACCTAGCTCCTCTGTCATTTTCAAATAACATGGATGTTGTGAAGTGGAAAGATCTTAATGGGATTCCGTGTGAATTCTCGATTGCACATGTCTGGGAATATCTTCGGCCTCGTGCAAGTCAG AAGACGCAAGATATGTTAAAGACGTGGGAGATTCGTGATGTTAATGGTATAACTTGCCCGCTCTGTAATAAGGTCCCGGATTCTCATGATCATCTTTTCTTCACGTGTTCGTATGCGGCCCAAGTGTGGTCTCTAGTGGTAAGGCACTTCGATTTTCCAATCAATTGTTATGGTTGGAGGGATTTCATGTTGTTGTTGAGCCCGTTTGCTAATAGGAATATTGCTAGATTTGTTGTTATCAAGCTTTTGTTTGCTGCTTCCGTGTATTTTGTATGGCATGAGAGAAACAGGAAGGTTTTCAAAAAAGGTCATCGATCCCCGGCTCAGGTCTATGAGACCATCTACTCTACCGTTGTTTAA